One stretch of Callospermophilus lateralis isolate mCalLat2 chromosome 11, mCalLat2.hap1, whole genome shotgun sequence DNA includes these proteins:
- the LOC143642302 gene encoding large ribosomal subunit protein eL37-like: MTKGMTSFGQYHNKMHTLCHRCGSKACHLQTSICDICGYPTKCKKKYNWSVKAKRQNTAGTKKKKKKKITHHNFRHEFCEGTAPTPKRAAVPGFSLS; the protein is encoded by the exons ATGACGAAGGGAATGACATCATTTGGACAGTATCATAATAAGATGCATACTCTGTGCCACCGCTGTGGCTCTAAGGCCTGCCATCTTCAGACGTCAATCTGTGACATATGTGGCTATCCTACCAAGTGCAAGAAAAAGTATAACTGGAGTGTGAAGGCTAAAAGACAAAATACAG ctggtaccaaaaaaaaaaaaaaaaaaaaaatcacacaccaCAATTTCAGGCATGAATTCTGTGAAGGAACAGCTCCTACACCCAAGAGGGCAGCTGTTCCAGGGTTCAGTTTGTCTTGA